A window of Polaribacter litorisediminis contains these coding sequences:
- the rimP gene encoding ribosome assembly cofactor RimP: MDQIKVKQLVNEALAENESLFLIDLVISENNKVQITVDGDHGVPLSECIRISKAVDANLDREEEDFSLEVSTPDISHPLKLKRQYVKNINRILKVKIAEEELEGTLVEAAEEEIVLSWKAREPKPIGKGKVTVEKTATISYKDIKEAKVKIVF; encoded by the coding sequence ATGGATCAAATTAAAGTAAAACAGTTAGTGAACGAGGCTTTAGCAGAAAATGAATCATTATTTTTAATTGATTTAGTGATCTCTGAAAACAACAAAGTTCAGATTACTGTAGATGGTGATCATGGAGTTCCCTTGAGTGAATGTATTCGGATAAGTAAAGCTGTTGATGCTAATCTTGATAGGGAGGAAGAAGATTTTTCACTAGAAGTTTCTACGCCAGATATTTCGCATCCTTTAAAATTGAAGAGACAGTATGTTAAAAATATCAACAGAATTCTAAAGGTTAAAATAGCGGAAGAGGAATTAGAAGGTACTTTAGTAGAGGCAGCTGAGGAAGAAATTGTATTAAGTTGGAAAGCTCGAGAACCAAAACCCATAGGCAAAGGGAAAGTTACTGTAGAGAAGACAGCGACAATATCATACAAAGATATTAAAGAAGCCAAAGTGAAGATTGTATTTTAA
- the nusA gene encoding transcription termination factor NusA: protein MENIALIDSFSEFKDNKSIDRVTLMSILEEVFRATLKRKFGSDDNFDIIINPDKGDLEIWRNRVVVADGFSEDDNEEIELSEARLIEPDFEIGEDVSEEVKLVDLGRRAILALRQNLISKIYEHDSTNIFKHFKDLEGELYTAEVHHIRHNAIILLDDDGNEIVLPKSEQIRSDFFRKGDSVRGVIKTVELRGNKPAIILSRTSPTFLNKLFEQEIPEVFDGLITVEGVARIPGEKAKVAVDSYDDRIDPVGACVGVKGSRIHGIVRELGNENIDVINYTKNEQLFIARALSPAKVTSMEIKLYDEEKNGKKGRVSVLLKPEEVSKAIGRGGVNIRLASELTGYEIDVQREGLEEEDVELTEFIDEIEDWVIAEFKKIGLDTARSVLETSVAELVKRTDLEEETIVDVQRILKEEFE from the coding sequence ATGGAAAATATAGCGTTAATTGATTCGTTTTCAGAATTTAAAGATAATAAAAGTATAGACAGAGTTACACTAATGTCTATTTTAGAGGAGGTTTTTAGAGCTACTTTAAAACGTAAATTTGGCTCTGATGATAATTTTGATATTATTATCAATCCAGATAAAGGAGATTTAGAGATTTGGAGAAATAGAGTGGTGGTGGCAGATGGTTTTTCTGAAGATGATAATGAAGAGATTGAGTTATCCGAAGCAAGATTAATTGAACCAGATTTTGAAATAGGTGAAGATGTATCTGAAGAAGTAAAATTAGTAGATCTAGGAAGAAGAGCTATTTTGGCATTGCGTCAAAACTTAATTTCTAAAATTTATGAGCACGATAGTACAAATATCTTTAAACATTTTAAAGATTTAGAAGGCGAATTATATACAGCAGAAGTGCACCATATACGTCATAATGCTATTATTTTATTAGATGATGATGGTAATGAAATTGTATTACCAAAGAGCGAACAAATTAGATCTGATTTCTTTAGAAAAGGAGATTCTGTAAGAGGTGTTATTAAAACTGTTGAGTTACGAGGAAATAAACCAGCAATTATTTTATCTAGAACTTCACCAACATTTTTAAATAAATTATTTGAACAAGAAATTCCAGAGGTTTTTGATGGTTTAATTACAGTAGAAGGGGTTGCAAGAATTCCTGGTGAAAAAGCTAAAGTAGCGGTAGATTCTTATGATGATAGAATAGATCCTGTTGGAGCTTGTGTTGGTGTTAAAGGTTCAAGAATTCATGGAATTGTTCGTGAATTAGGAAATGAGAATATAGACGTCATCAATTATACCAAAAACGAACAACTGTTTATAGCAAGAGCATTGAGCCCAGCTAAGGTAACCTCCATGGAAATAAAATTGTACGACGAAGAAAAAAATGGTAAAAAAGGACGTGTAAGCGTGTTATTAAAACCAGAAGAAGTTTCGAAAGCAATTGGTAGAGGTGGGGTTAACATCCGTTTGGCAAGTGAGTTAACGGGTTATGAAATAGACGTTCAAAGAGAAGGTTTAGAAGAAGAAGATGTAGAGTTAACCGAATTTATTGACGAAATTGAAGACTGGGTAATTGCAGAATTCAAAAAAATTGGTTTAGATACCGCCAGAAGTGTTCTAGAAACAAGTGTTGCAGAATTGGTAAAAAGAACTGATTTAGAAGAAGAAACAATTGTAGATGTTCAAAGAATTCTGAAAGAAGAATTTGAATAG
- a CDS encoding sodium:solute symporter gives MQPIHILLLIISYFSVLMFISYLTGKSADNNTFFKANNSSPWYLVAFGMIGASLSGVTFISVPGWVEAQSMSYMQMVFGYIVGYAVIGLVLLPLYYRLNLTSIYTYLQDRFGNYSYKTGASFFLLSRTIGAAFRLFLVANVLQLLLFDAYGIPFWATVTITILLIWLYTFKGGIKTIVWTDTLQTLFMLIAVGVCIYTISSEMEISNIFSYVADSKLSKTFFFEDVKTGNYFWKRFLAGAFIAIVMTGLDQDMMQKNLTCKNLKDAQKNMFWFTIVLVIVNFFFLALGVLLTDYAQKNGIDAHKDQLFPEIAGKGTLGLTAAIFFLLGLIAAAYSSADSALTSLTTSFSIDILEIDKKKDVLNQEKIRKQIHVVFSLVLIGTILIFKYFIADESVIANIFKAAGYTYGPLLGLYGFGLFTKLKVKDKLVPLICILAPILTFLISYYSFIIYNFDFGFFVLVLNGFLTFIGLFICKKK, from the coding sequence ATGCAACCCATCCATATTTTATTATTAATTATCAGTTATTTTTCAGTGTTAATGTTTATTTCTTATCTCACCGGAAAATCTGCTGATAACAATACTTTTTTTAAAGCAAATAACTCTTCTCCCTGGTATTTAGTGGCATTTGGTATGATTGGCGCCTCGCTCTCTGGCGTTACGTTTATATCGGTTCCTGGTTGGGTAGAAGCGCAAAGTATGAGTTATATGCAAATGGTCTTTGGCTATATTGTTGGCTATGCTGTTATTGGTTTGGTGTTATTACCGCTTTATTATCGGTTAAATTTAACCTCTATATACACCTATTTACAAGACCGTTTTGGTAACTATTCTTATAAAACTGGAGCAAGTTTCTTTTTATTATCAAGAACTATTGGCGCCGCTTTTAGACTCTTTTTAGTGGCTAATGTATTGCAATTATTATTATTTGATGCTTATGGAATTCCGTTTTGGGCAACCGTAACGATTACTATTTTATTAATTTGGCTGTACACTTTTAAAGGTGGTATAAAAACGATTGTTTGGACAGATACTTTGCAGACCTTATTTATGCTGATTGCTGTTGGTGTTTGTATTTACACCATTTCTTCTGAGATGGAAATCAGTAATATATTTTCTTATGTTGCAGACAGCAAACTTTCTAAAACCTTCTTTTTTGAGGATGTGAAAACAGGAAATTATTTTTGGAAACGCTTTTTAGCAGGTGCTTTTATAGCCATTGTAATGACGGGTTTAGACCAAGATATGATGCAAAAAAACCTAACCTGTAAAAATTTAAAAGACGCTCAAAAAAATATGTTTTGGTTTACCATTGTTTTGGTTATTGTAAATTTTTTCTTTTTGGCTTTAGGAGTTTTATTAACCGATTATGCTCAAAAAAACGGAATTGACGCACACAAGGATCAACTCTTTCCAGAAATTGCTGGCAAGGGAACTTTAGGCTTAACAGCGGCCATTTTCTTTTTATTAGGTTTAATTGCTGCTGCCTATTCGAGTGCGGATTCTGCATTAACCTCTTTAACAACCTCTTTTAGTATTGATATTTTAGAAATAGACAAAAAGAAAGACGTTCTAAATCAAGAAAAAATTAGAAAGCAAATTCATGTAGTATTTTCCTTGGTCTTAATAGGGACCATTTTAATCTTCAAATATTTTATTGCAGATGAAAGTGTCATTGCTAATATTTTTAAAGCTGCTGGTTACACTTATGGTCCTTTGTTAGGTTTATATGGCTTCGGGTTGTTTACAAAATTAAAAGTTAAAGATAAACTTGTTCCGCTAATTTGCATCCTAGCTCCTATCTTAACTTTTTTAATCAGCTATTATAGTTTTATAATTTATAATTTTGATTTTGGCTTTTTTGTACTCGTTTTAAATGGATTCTTAACCTTTATCGGACTCTTTATTTGTAAGAAAAAATAG
- a CDS encoding lipocalin family protein yields the protein MKKIIYLLTIIIGLSSCSSSDDDDTTLAKDSLIGTWQLTSSKEAGVETSTECTRKNTLTFLENSNASVLGFYEEDNVCESESGTFTWVSNGNSNYTFNFGGGNTETYGITFSQNNTVFSVTIDTNEVETYQKN from the coding sequence ATGAAAAAAATTATCTATTTACTTACCATTATTATTGGTCTATCTTCTTGTTCATCAAGTGATGATGATGACACTACTCTTGCTAAAGATAGTCTTATTGGAACTTGGCAATTAACTTCCAGCAAAGAAGCAGGTGTAGAAACGTCAACTGAATGCACAAGAAAAAACACACTTACTTTTTTAGAAAACAGCAATGCTTCTGTTTTAGGGTTTTATGAAGAAGACAATGTTTGCGAAAGCGAATCTGGAACTTTTACTTGGGTAAGCAATGGCAACTCTAATTACACTTTTAATTTTGGTGGTGGTAATACCGAAACTTATGGAATTACTTTTTCACAAAACAACACAGTGTTTAGTGTTACTATAGATACTAATGAAGTTGAAACATATCAAAAAAATTAA
- the infB gene encoding translation initiation factor IF-2, with protein MSVGKTMRLNKVLRELNISLDRAVEYLAKKGHEIEARPTTKISGDIYQVLQDGFETDANKKAASKEVGEEKRKEKEAIRLEIEAKLEKKRAEEEGKKEEVLKAKADKLEFKTVGKIDIDNIGKKPVDVVKEVKEEPKQEVQEVSKGSKEVVVDVPKVEETIKVEEAKTEETPKVVETKVSETKVAQATAPVVEAPKVKKTFSEIEKVASRAVSKSDSKKDDKKVEAKSEEVTAENAEAIKTQYKKLEGPNFTGKKIDLKQFERPKKKKPEVKKTTSSDAKKKRKRISKPGATGGVGRPTGNRAAGTRSPGTRTPGTRSPGFRGARGNTRTSPVKKEEPTEAEIQKQVRETLEKLQGKSSRGKGAKYRRNKRDARKEQTEAEQEAQALDSKILKVTEFVTVSEVATMMDVPVTNIISACMSLGMMVTMNQRLDAETLVIVAEEFNHKVEFVGAEVEESIEEVEDKPEDLIVRAPIITVMGHVDHGKTSLLDYIRKANVIEGESGGITQHIGAYSVKVGDQKIAFLDTPGHEAFTAMRARGAQVTDLVIIVVAADDDVMPQTKEAISHAQAAGVPIIFAINKIDKPNANPDNVKTQLSQMNLLIEEWGGNIQSQDISAKTGEGVPELLEKVLLEAEVLELKANPNKNAVGAVVEALLDKGRGYVSTILVQAGTLKIGDYLLAGKHSGKVRAMFDDQGHNLKEAGPSTPVSILGLDGAPQAGDKFNVFDDEREAKQIASKRSQLQREQSVRTQKTLTLAEIGRRIALGDFKELNIILKGDVDGSVEALTNSFQKLSTEEIQVNILHKGVGAITESDVLLATASDAIIVGFNVRPQGNARTIADKEEVDIRTYSIIYDAINDLKDAMEGMLSPEMKEEVTGNVEIREVYKISKVGNIAGCMVMSGKIFRDSKIRIIRDGIVVHDGVLTSLKRFKDDVKEVAKGYDCGLQLKNYNDIEEGDVIEAYKEVAVKKRLK; from the coding sequence ATGTCTGTAGGCAAAACAATGAGGCTTAATAAAGTATTAAGAGAGTTAAACATTTCTCTAGATAGAGCAGTAGAATATTTAGCAAAGAAAGGTCATGAAATAGAGGCAAGACCAACCACTAAAATTTCTGGTGATATCTATCAAGTTTTACAAGATGGCTTTGAAACAGATGCAAACAAGAAAGCTGCATCTAAAGAAGTTGGCGAAGAGAAACGAAAAGAGAAAGAAGCGATTCGTTTAGAAATTGAAGCTAAATTAGAGAAGAAAAGAGCGGAAGAAGAAGGTAAGAAAGAAGAAGTTCTTAAGGCTAAGGCAGATAAGTTAGAGTTTAAAACTGTTGGCAAAATAGATATTGACAACATTGGTAAAAAACCTGTTGATGTTGTAAAGGAAGTTAAAGAAGAACCAAAGCAAGAAGTTCAAGAGGTTTCAAAAGGATCTAAAGAAGTTGTTGTCGATGTACCTAAAGTTGAGGAAACTATAAAGGTTGAAGAGGCAAAAACGGAAGAAACTCCTAAAGTTGTAGAAACTAAAGTTTCCGAAACTAAGGTTGCCCAAGCAACTGCTCCAGTAGTGGAGGCTCCAAAAGTTAAAAAGACATTTTCAGAAATTGAAAAAGTAGCTTCTAGAGCAGTTTCCAAATCAGACTCTAAAAAGGATGATAAAAAAGTAGAAGCGAAATCAGAAGAGGTTACTGCAGAAAATGCAGAAGCGATTAAAACGCAATACAAAAAGCTAGAGGGCCCTAATTTTACTGGTAAAAAAATTGATTTAAAACAATTTGAAAGACCTAAAAAGAAAAAACCAGAAGTTAAAAAGACTACAAGCTCAGATGCTAAAAAGAAACGCAAGCGTATTAGTAAGCCTGGAGCAACTGGCGGAGTAGGAAGACCAACAGGAAATAGAGCTGCAGGAACAAGAAGCCCTGGAACAAGAACTCCAGGAACAAGAAGTCCTGGTTTTAGAGGAGCAAGAGGAAATACTAGAACTTCTCCAGTAAAAAAAGAAGAACCAACAGAAGCAGAAATCCAAAAACAAGTAAGAGAAACTCTTGAAAAACTTCAAGGAAAATCTTCTAGAGGAAAAGGTGCAAAATATCGTAGAAATAAAAGAGATGCTCGTAAGGAGCAAACAGAAGCAGAACAAGAAGCACAAGCATTAGATAGCAAAATTTTAAAGGTAACTGAATTTGTTACTGTAAGTGAAGTTGCTACGATGATGGATGTTCCTGTAACAAATATTATTTCGGCATGTATGTCATTAGGAATGATGGTTACCATGAATCAGCGTTTAGATGCTGAAACATTAGTTATTGTTGCCGAAGAATTTAATCATAAGGTAGAGTTTGTAGGTGCTGAGGTAGAAGAATCTATTGAAGAAGTTGAAGACAAACCAGAAGATTTAATTGTACGAGCGCCAATTATTACAGTAATGGGGCACGTAGATCATGGAAAAACTTCTCTTTTAGATTATATTAGAAAAGCAAATGTTATTGAAGGTGAAAGTGGAGGTATTACGCAACATATTGGAGCATATTCAGTAAAAGTTGGCGATCAAAAAATAGCATTTTTAGATACACCAGGTCACGAGGCTTTTACAGCGATGAGAGCTCGTGGGGCACAAGTAACAGATTTGGTAATTATTGTAGTTGCAGCAGATGATGATGTAATGCCACAAACAAAAGAGGCAATTTCTCATGCGCAGGCTGCGGGAGTTCCGATCATATTTGCAATTAATAAGATCGATAAACCAAATGCCAATCCAGATAATGTAAAAACACAATTATCTCAAATGAATTTGTTGATTGAAGAATGGGGTGGAAATATTCAATCTCAAGATATTTCGGCAAAAACAGGAGAAGGTGTTCCTGAGTTGCTAGAAAAAGTACTGTTAGAAGCAGAAGTTTTAGAATTAAAAGCAAACCCTAACAAAAATGCAGTGGGTGCTGTTGTAGAAGCTTTACTGGATAAAGGAAGAGGATATGTTTCTACAATATTAGTACAAGCAGGAACTTTAAAAATTGGAGATTACTTGTTAGCAGGTAAACACAGTGGTAAAGTAAGAGCGATGTTTGATGATCAAGGACATAACTTAAAAGAAGCCGGACCATCAACTCCGGTATCTATTTTAGGTTTAGATGGTGCTCCGCAAGCAGGAGACAAGTTTAATGTTTTTGATGATGAAAGAGAAGCAAAACAAATTGCATCTAAACGTTCTCAATTACAACGTGAGCAATCTGTAAGAACTCAAAAAACATTAACACTTGCAGAAATCGGAAGACGTATTGCACTTGGAGATTTCAAAGAGTTAAATATTATTTTAAAAGGAGATGTAGATGGTTCTGTAGAGGCATTAACAAATTCTTTCCAGAAATTATCAACAGAAGAAATTCAAGTAAATATTTTACATAAAGGTGTTGGAGCTATTACAGAAAGTGATGTCTTACTAGCAACAGCTTCAGATGCAATTATTGTTGGGTTTAATGTTCGTCCGCAAGGAAATGCTAGAACAATAGCAGACAAAGAAGAAGTTGATATTAGAACATATTCTATTATTTATGATGCAATTAATGACTTGAAAGACGCCATGGAAGGAATGCTATCTCCTGAAATGAAAGAAGAAGTTACCGGTAATGTAGAGATTAGAGAAGTGTATAAAATTTCTAAAGTTGGTAACATTGCAGGTTGTATGGTCATGTCTGGTAAAATATTTAGAGATTCTAAAATTAGAATTATTAGAGACGGAATTGTAGTTCATGACGGAGTTTTAACCTCATTAAAACGATTTAAAGATGATGTTAAAGAAGTTGCAAAAGGATATGATTGTGGACTTCAACTTAAGAATTACAATGACATTGAAGAAGGTGATGTTATTGAGGCGTATAAAGAAGTGGCAGTTAAAAAGAGGTTAAAGTAA
- the recR gene encoding recombination mediator RecR, whose product MDFSSKILENAVNEMSRLPGIGKRTALRLVLHLLKQPKENTTFLSEALLHLRNDIKTCEKCHNISDTILCDICQNPRRNSEIVCVVEDIRDVMAIESTSQYKGLYHVLGGKISPIEGIGPQNLQIESLINKIEKGETKELIFALSSTMEGDTTNFYIYKQIEKFEITTSTIARGISVGDELEYADEITLGRSIVNRIPFSQSLKA is encoded by the coding sequence ATGGATTTTTCATCAAAAATATTAGAAAACGCAGTAAATGAAATGTCACGATTACCCGGAATTGGTAAACGAACAGCGTTGCGTTTGGTGTTACATTTGTTAAAGCAACCAAAAGAGAATACAACGTTTTTATCTGAAGCGCTATTACACTTAAGAAATGATATAAAAACCTGTGAAAAATGTCATAATATTTCTGATACCATTTTGTGTGATATTTGCCAAAATCCTAGAAGAAATTCGGAAATTGTTTGTGTTGTAGAAGATATTAGAGATGTAATGGCCATTGAGAGTACTTCTCAATATAAAGGTCTGTATCATGTTTTGGGTGGTAAAATTTCTCCTATTGAAGGCATTGGACCTCAAAACCTGCAAATAGAATCTTTAATAAACAAAATTGAAAAAGGCGAAACAAAAGAACTTATTTTTGCGTTAAGTTCAACCATGGAAGGTGATACTACCAATTTTTATATTTACAAGCAAATAGAAAAATTTGAGATTACAACCTCTACCATTGCACGAGGAATTTCTGTAGGTGATGAATTAGAATATGCAGATGAAATTACTTTGGGTAGAAGTATTGTAAATCGAATTCCTTTTTCTCAATCTTTAAAAGCCTAA
- the tnpC gene encoding IS66 family transposase, whose protein sequence is MTDKEIIKQLLRDFEILKKENIALRLRIVELENKLSKYENPKNSGNSSVAPSQDPYRKTKSLRAKSNKLQGGQKGHQGSKLEMVATPDTTVIHDISQCNCCGNNLPKSSEIYDARQIFDLPPIKIQVTEHRAIQKTCRVCGTQNTAKFPEGVTQKTQYGNNLKSLCVYLQNYQMLPYARCKEFIADLTGHSMSTGSLSNFQEVCVTRLEGYEQEIKKQLLQSPILNADETGIRLNGKISWMHVISNKSISYFAHHLNRGRQAMDEIGLLALYKGTLIHDRFSSYFGYGCEHSLCNAHILRDLIYVEEAFNATWAKQIKELLLDAKKMKEKNPNLKASYYSKIFKKYVNIIRPVIKKYDKKYTKTDQERLAFALEKHKYLILKFIEKAEIPFDNNQAERDLRMIKVKQKVSGCFRAQTHASYFACIRGYITTLKKNKENVLENIRNAFLKNPFITVWAE, encoded by the coding sequence TTGACCGATAAAGAGATTATAAAACAACTATTAAGAGATTTTGAGATTCTAAAAAAAGAGAATATTGCACTACGTTTGCGTATTGTAGAATTAGAAAACAAACTCTCAAAATACGAAAACCCTAAAAATAGTGGTAATAGTAGTGTTGCTCCTTCGCAAGATCCGTATCGGAAAACAAAAAGTTTGCGAGCCAAATCCAATAAGCTTCAAGGCGGTCAAAAAGGACATCAGGGAAGTAAATTAGAAATGGTTGCTACACCAGATACTACCGTAATTCACGATATTAGCCAATGCAATTGCTGCGGAAATAACTTACCAAAGAGCAGCGAGATTTATGATGCCCGACAAATTTTTGATTTGCCGCCTATAAAAATACAAGTCACAGAACATAGAGCAATACAGAAAACCTGTAGGGTTTGTGGTACTCAAAATACAGCAAAGTTTCCAGAAGGAGTTACCCAAAAAACTCAATATGGAAACAACCTAAAATCGCTCTGTGTCTATCTCCAAAATTATCAAATGTTACCGTATGCACGCTGTAAAGAATTCATTGCAGATTTAACAGGTCACAGCATGTCTACAGGTAGTTTGTCTAATTTTCAAGAGGTCTGTGTTACTCGGTTAGAGGGATATGAGCAAGAGATAAAAAAGCAATTATTACAGAGCCCCATATTAAATGCCGATGAAACAGGTATTCGTCTAAACGGAAAAATATCTTGGATGCATGTAATCAGTAATAAAAGTATCAGTTATTTTGCACATCATTTAAACAGAGGCAGACAGGCGATGGATGAAATTGGGTTATTGGCACTTTATAAAGGCACCCTAATTCATGATCGATTTAGTAGCTATTTTGGGTATGGCTGTGAACACAGTCTTTGCAATGCCCATATTTTAAGAGATCTTATTTATGTAGAAGAAGCCTTTAATGCCACTTGGGCAAAACAAATTAAAGAATTACTTCTTGATGCTAAAAAAATGAAAGAGAAAAATCCAAATCTAAAAGCATCCTATTATTCCAAAATATTTAAAAAGTATGTCAACATCATTAGACCTGTGATAAAAAAATACGATAAAAAGTATACAAAAACTGATCAAGAGCGATTAGCTTTTGCTTTAGAAAAACACAAATATCTAATTCTTAAATTTATCGAGAAAGCTGAAATTCCTTTTGATAATAATCAAGCCGAAAGAGATCTCAGGATGATTAAAGTCAAGCAAAAAGTGTCTGGTTGTTTTAGAGCTCAAACGCATGCAAGTTACTTTGCCTGCATTAGAGGATACATAACCACACTCAAGAAAAATAAGGAAAATGTGCTTGAAAATATTCGAAATGCTTTTCTGAAAAATCCTTTTATTACTGTTTGGGCTGAATAG
- a CDS encoding ABC transporter permease, protein MLRLLTIEFHKLKYNKASKVLTIIYFGLLTSIALIASIKFEFGDFKLHLADAGIFNFPYIWHFNTYVASILKFFLLLVIVSMMSNEYSYKTLKQNLIDGLSKKEFILSKFYTVIAFAFISTIFVFIVSLVLGLVYSDYNEFAIIVSDLEYLLAFFIKLVGFFSFGLFLGILVKRSAFAIGAMLVWLILESIFKGFLYWNFQNSEKTSETVDSIMQFLPLEAMANLIKEPISRLGAVRSAANTMGEIFTKSYAVDFTTILIVCFWTFIFIYLSYRLLLKRDL, encoded by the coding sequence ATGTTAAGACTACTTACTATAGAATTTCATAAATTAAAATATAATAAAGCGAGTAAAGTACTCACTATTATCTATTTTGGCCTGCTCACTTCCATCGCCCTAATAGCCTCTATAAAATTCGAATTTGGCGATTTTAAACTACATTTAGCAGATGCAGGAATCTTTAATTTTCCTTATATATGGCATTTTAACACCTATGTAGCTTCCATTTTAAAATTCTTTTTATTGCTCGTTATTGTTTCTATGATGTCTAACGAATATAGTTACAAAACTTTAAAACAAAATTTAATTGATGGTTTAAGTAAAAAAGAATTTATACTCTCTAAGTTTTATACAGTAATCGCTTTTGCCTTTATTTCAACCATTTTTGTATTTATAGTTTCTTTGGTTTTAGGTTTGGTCTATTCTGATTATAATGAATTTGCAATCATAGTTTCTGATTTAGAATATTTATTAGCATTCTTCATAAAATTAGTTGGTTTCTTTTCTTTTGGCTTATTTTTAGGAATTCTTGTAAAGCGTTCTGCTTTTGCAATCGGTGCTATGTTGGTCTGGTTGATTTTAGAAAGTATCTTTAAAGGTTTCTTATATTGGAATTTTCAAAATTCAGAAAAAACAAGCGAAACTGTTGATTCCATCATGCAATTTTTACCTTTAGAAGCGATGGCTAATTTAATTAAAGAACCAATTTCTAGACTAGGTGCAGTTAGATCTGCAGCCAACACAATGGGTGAAATATTTACAAAAAGTTATGCTGTCGATTTTACAACAATTTTAATAGTTTGTTTTTGGACTTTTATATTTATCTACCTGTCTTACAGATTGTTATTGAAAAGAGATTTATAA
- a CDS encoding universal stress protein, whose product MKKILVPVDFSEKSEFAAKMANDIAQKYDSAIYLIHLIELPSGITGRAEVGNYSIPESMLFLRKIRQRMQEFKETFFYENLEVYYAIKLQNPYEGILKYADKMGADMIVMGSKGHSTFEEIFIGSNTEKVVRSSKTPVLVVKKDNDKLKMKELVFASNFKITEDKEVFKKFLDFANHFKSNIHLLKINTTLNFESTHEATKKVKNYIADFDLPKHSINIYNDLSVEKGILHFAEEINADLIAIGTNNRSGLSHLFSASVTKNLSSHALKPILTIKV is encoded by the coding sequence ATGAAAAAAATTTTAGTCCCCGTTGATTTTTCAGAAAAATCTGAATTTGCAGCTAAAATGGCAAACGATATTGCTCAAAAATATGATAGCGCCATTTACTTAATACACTTGATAGAATTACCATCAGGAATTACCGGCAGAGCCGAAGTGGGTAATTATAGCATTCCAGAAAGTATGCTGTTTTTAAGAAAAATAAGACAGCGCATGCAAGAATTTAAAGAAACCTTTTTTTATGAAAACCTTGAAGTTTACTATGCAATAAAATTACAAAACCCTTATGAAGGCATCTTGAAGTATGCTGATAAAATGGGTGCAGATATGATTGTGATGGGGTCTAAAGGGCACTCTACTTTCGAAGAAATATTTATTGGCTCAAATACAGAAAAAGTTGTTAGATCTTCTAAAACACCTGTGCTTGTTGTTAAAAAGGACAACGACAAATTAAAAATGAAAGAATTAGTTTTTGCTTCTAACTTTAAAATTACGGAGGATAAAGAAGTTTTTAAAAAGTTCTTAGATTTTGCAAATCATTTTAAAAGTAATATTCATTTATTAAAAATAAACACGACTTTAAATTTTGAGAGCACTCATGAAGCTACAAAGAAAGTAAAAAATTACATTGCAGACTTTGACTTGCCAAAACATTCAATTAATATTTACAATGATTTATCTGTTGAAAAAGGTATTTTACATTTCGCTGAAGAAATTAATGCAGATTTAATTGCCATAGGAACAAACAATAGAAGTGGATTGTCGCATTTATTTTCTGCAAGCGTTACAAAAAACTTATCTAGTCACGCTTTAAAACCTATTTTAACGATAAAAGTTTAA